From Carassius auratus strain Wakin chromosome 22, ASM336829v1, whole genome shotgun sequence, a single genomic window includes:
- the LOC113040449 gene encoding zinc finger protein 444-like, giving the protein MQTPPGTSGSPFAEIITSLAGLHQEHHQALLDLRADHDRRFQAMMQAQQEDRELFRSFLVYADLKRAILQRVGLSPEQHRQRFRSLDLAEAGRPFVLAQQLRDSCRKWLLAGGSDAESIINTVVLEQFVSRLPKKTAQWVQCHRPASLDLAIQLAEDQLAACSGVGEPLPAISLSLSSPTSLSSPTPKSVPSPRTRVGGPPRAAPRWRTGTELAAGSRGPARGAGPACWEGGEEAPVTSPRQSPDPLPATRAAGRPGPACWRCGDPGHFVDRCPVMEVGTLVRIPDDPQAAPDQAGLYQIP; this is encoded by the coding sequence ATGCAGACTCCGCCAGGAACATCGGGATCGCCGTTTGCGGAGATCATCACGTCGCTCGCGGGCCTGCACCAAGAACAccaccaggccctgctggacttGCGGGCCGACCACGATCGCCGTTTCCAGGCGATGAtgcaggcccagcaggaggaccgcgagctgTTCCGGAGCTTCCTGGTGTATGCCGACCTAAAAAGAGCTATTCTCCAAAGGGTCGGCCTCAGCCCCGAGCAGCATCGTCAGCGCTTCCGGTCGCTGGACCTGGCCGAAGCGGGCCGGCCCTTTGTCCTGGcccagcagctccgggactcATGCCGCAAATGGCTGTTGGCCGGAGGAAGCGACGCCGAGAGTATCATCAACAcggtggtactggagcagttcgtCTCCCGTCTCCCGAAAAAGACTGctcagtgggtccagtgccaccggcCGGCGTCGCTGGATCTGGCCATCCAACTGGCGGAGGACCAGCTGGCGGCTTGTTCCGGGGTCGGCGAACCCCTTccagctatctctctctctctctcttcccctacATCTCTCTCTTCCCCTACCCCAAAGTCTGTTCCTTCTCCTAGGACCCGAGTCGGGGGGCCACCGAGGGCCGCGCCGCGTTGGAGGACGGGGACGGAGCTGGCGGCCGGGTCGAGGGGCCCTGCCAGGGGAGCGGGGCCGGCGTGCTGGGAGGGGGGCGAGGAGGCTCCTGTCacttccccacgccaatcacctGACCCACTTCCGGCCACTAGGGCGGCGGGGAGGCCTGGGCCAGCCTGCTGGCGTTGCGGGGATCCGGGCCATTTTGTGGATAGGTGCCCGGTCATGGAGGTGGGGACGTTGGTCCGGATCCCGGATGACCCGCAGGCTGCCCCCGATCAAGCCGGGTTgtaccaaataccc